The following nucleotide sequence is from Mesorhizobium sp. J8.
GCTGATCGCGCCCGCGCTGGCCAAGGAAGTGGCGTTCTTCTCGATCGGCACCAACGACCTCACCCAGTACATCATGGCCGCAGACCGCCTCAACCCGACGGTCGCCAAGCTCAATGACGTCACCAATCCGGCGGTGATGTCGGCGATCGAGCTGACGGCAAAGGCGGGTGTCGCCGCCGGCATCATGGTGGGCATGTGCGGCGAGGCCGCCGGCCGCCCGGACCTGATCCCGACCTTCGTCGGGATGGGCTTGACCGAGCTCAGCATGAGTCCGGCCTCGATCCAGCGCGCCAAGAAGACGATCGCGGCCATGGTGGCCGAGCGATAGCGGATAATTCGCGGTTACGTCAGATGCGCGAGCAGGGTGGCGAGAACCGGTGTCAGTTCCTGGACGGCATCGGCCTGGGCGCAGGCCTGCCGGATCCGATCCTCCCGCACTTCGGTCGCCAGCACCGCCATCTCGAGAATATCGGGCTCGGGCGTGCCGCCGTCCGCTTTGGTCGCCAGTCCGCAGGCAAGCACCGCGGGCGCAAGGCATCTGATGTCGAGAGACCGGTCGCCGGCGATCGCCGGGCCTGTGCCGATGTCGCCGGGCTGGACCGGACGGTGGTTGAGGCATTCGACAAGGAGAGCCGCGCAGGCCGCCGCGACCTGGTCCGTGGAGGCCGTTCCCGCCGTCGCGCCGGCCAGGAGATCCGCGTGGCGCTTGCGCATCGCGACATGCACGGCGGAAAAGCTCGCCTCGTGTACGCGGGGATTGTCGATGCCGTAGCCGGCGAGAACCGCGCGGGTCAGATAATACATGTCACGCCTGAACTGACGTTCGCCGCCGATCTGCCGGTCTTCATCGCCTTGCGGGAAATAGACCCGCAGGCTTTTCACGGTCGTGCCGTCGACCTTGAGCGGCCGGAAATGCGGAACGAAGGATTCGGCGATCGTCAGCGCCTCATCCACGGCGCTCGCGGCATGACCGAGCAGGCTGCGGCCTGGAAAGGGCGGCAGGTTGCTCGTGATGTCGTGCGGGCTTTCGCCGGCGCTGTCGTGGCGGCTTTGTCGGATCGCGTCGCGCAGTTCCCGAAGCCGGTCCTTCAGGTTGGCGCGGACATCCTCGGAGATTTGTCGCAGCATCGCCAATCGCCTCGAAATGCTGAAGCCGCTCACGGCTTGGGGCGCCAGTCGCCCTCTCTAGATTGTTCGTCTCGCTTGGTAGATCAATAGACGATATTTAACCAGCATGCAGAATCGGCGAGGCGGTGTCATCGCCGCAGTTGGAGGGGAACTTGGGCAGGCGACGGCAGGGCGAACCAGAAAACGGCAGGGCGGCCGAGGCATCCGAGCAGGTCGTCAGCGAAAGCCGGACCGACCGCCTCAGGATCCGCGCCGCCTGGATGTATTTCGTCGAACAGATGACGCAAAACGAGATCGCCGACGTGCTGGGCGTCGGCCGCGTTACCATCGTGCGCATGCTGGCGGAGGCGAGGGCGCGCAACGAGGTGAAGATCACCATCGAGAGCGAGCTCCTGGAGATCGTGCGGCTGGAGCGCGCGCTGGAGCGGACCTTTGGCCTGCAGCAGGCGCTGGTCGCGCCGCTCACTGACCCCAAGGCCGATCCGATCCCGGCGATCGCCGCCAAGACCGGCATGTTCCTGTCCGATGCGATGAAATCCGGCATGCGGGTTGGCGTCGGCTGGGGCGTGACGTTGTTCAACACATTGCCCTTCATCAGCGCCAAATCGCTGACCGATTTCAGCGTGATTTCATTGCTTGGCGGTGTCGGCGTCGCGCGGCGGGTCAACCCGGCGGAATTTGCCTG
It contains:
- a CDS encoding sugar-binding transcriptional regulator, with the protein product MGRRRQGEPENGRAAEASEQVVSESRTDRLRIRAAWMYFVEQMTQNEIADVLGVGRVTIVRMLAEARARNEVKITIESELLEIVRLERALERTFGLQQALVAPLTDPKADPIPAIAAKTGMFLSDAMKSGMRVGVGWGVTLFNTLPFISAKSLTDFSVISLLGGVGVARRVNPAEFAWRFAQIFQGDGYLMPTPAVVDSVETKIALVERCGLQEIFEMADALDAVLLSVGGIASATTFSRGGFLKEADREALLARGAVGDLLFHFYDRNGDLVDHPVNSHVMSVDVDRLRKAPIRILTSGGEEKTDALLGAMNLIAPTILITDEESARRMLAAHGARV